A genomic segment from Polyangium mundeleinium encodes:
- a CDS encoding dienelactone hydrolase family protein has translation MTIRTERVQIPVADGTTMDGYLCRPEGDAPRPAILVLQEIFGVNAHIRDVAERFAREGYVTLAPDLFHRTAPGYEGNYADFAPSLKLAGQYKGEQSEADVRAAAEYLAKHTAVAEGRVAALGFCMGGRLSFVTNGVAPLKCAVSFYGSIAPDKLPYAATQSGPILLLWAGKDPFIPQEAAQSTVDALRKHGKPFVNVEFSEHDHGFFCDARSNYNAAAASQAWALTLAFLKSHL, from the coding sequence ATGACCATTCGCACCGAGCGTGTCCAGATCCCCGTCGCCGACGGCACCACGATGGACGGCTATCTCTGCCGGCCCGAGGGCGACGCGCCCCGCCCCGCGATCCTCGTCCTGCAGGAGATCTTCGGCGTCAACGCGCACATCCGCGACGTCGCCGAGCGCTTCGCGCGCGAGGGGTACGTGACGCTCGCGCCGGATCTCTTCCACCGCACCGCGCCCGGCTACGAGGGCAACTACGCAGACTTCGCCCCCAGCCTGAAGCTCGCGGGCCAGTACAAGGGCGAGCAGAGCGAGGCCGACGTGCGCGCCGCCGCCGAATACCTCGCCAAGCACACGGCCGTCGCGGAGGGCCGCGTCGCCGCGCTCGGGTTCTGCATGGGCGGGCGGCTCTCGTTCGTGACGAACGGCGTCGCCCCGCTCAAGTGCGCGGTCTCCTTTTACGGGAGCATCGCGCCCGACAAGCTCCCTTATGCCGCGACGCAATCGGGGCCCATCCTGCTCCTCTGGGCCGGCAAGGATCCGTTCATCCCGCAGGAAGCGGCGCAGAGCACGGTGGACGCGCTGCGGAAGCACGGAAAGCCCTTCGTCAACGTCGAGTTCTCCGAGCATGATCACGGCTTCTTCTGCGACGCGCGCAGCAATTACAACGCGGCCGCCGCGTCCCAGGCCTGGGCGCTCACGCTCGCGTTCCTGAAATCGCACCTCTGA
- a CDS encoding efflux RND transporter permease subunit has translation MSTSSSPPNGPASPSHDAPGWLVRLFSRIISARWIIIALYALVLPPAAWFAARVQQDNAIERLIATSDTDYVKTREFEQVFGAGEFAVLLAEADDPFAPAVLDRLDKLERALKEIPRVEPNSALSIYRRAKAGFDPTPEQSEALRKFVSGTKLFQDQGLAGDGYLAIALVLDVHTSQERRETLSAVRRAIEATGGDGAPLKTLRQVGQPYVNIYLDEDMQKTGPKYFGLFAAFIIGLCLFLYRSARTLAAFLITLGVSIALAMGYIGLTGGILTIVSPMVPMTILVTTTATLVYLQSRFVERPADRSVDEHQVFAFANKWLACTASVFATAVGFAALVVSSIQPIRQMGIWVAVGLALSYIVCFTLFPALQKILKTPTAIEQKVAAAWFVRLTEALPRWSYRYRWPLVLGSIALSIAGGVALFGLPGVVKPMRLLTDPVEYINSGSRLYADTKAIETKIPGLSVTEVWLKGGVGSVSEPDALKGFQAFHEGLVADPEVGAAIGPTTILRMMQYLGGAGDAFPTDAEALDELAGTLESLAPVDPLLGRFVQKNGLGQTHFTIISKATEHEAFERLQASIDKHWKSAVEKNPALKEFELRTVGMAPLQARVSQSLVPTLVESFELTVGIIFVTFLVVFRSGAARLMAMIPSLFAILVMFGVMRISGMTLNVATILIASTVLGTSENDQIHFFYHFQEGRKEGSVEQALRHTLFVSGRAIFFATLINAGGFVAFGMADLPPIRQFGLLSAVAFVLSMIADFTALPAALWLVLRAKPDAEPSPAKQPGRTPATNSSSQTN, from the coding sequence GTGTCGACTTCTTCGAGCCCTCCGAACGGCCCCGCGAGCCCGAGCCACGACGCGCCCGGGTGGCTCGTGCGGCTCTTCTCCCGCATCATCTCGGCCCGCTGGATCATCATCGCCCTTTATGCGCTCGTCCTCCCGCCCGCGGCCTGGTTCGCGGCGCGTGTCCAGCAGGACAACGCGATCGAGCGGCTCATCGCGACGAGCGACACCGACTACGTCAAGACACGCGAGTTCGAGCAGGTCTTCGGCGCCGGTGAGTTCGCCGTCCTGCTCGCCGAGGCCGACGATCCCTTCGCGCCCGCGGTGCTCGATCGTCTCGACAAACTCGAACGCGCGCTGAAGGAGATCCCGCGCGTCGAGCCGAACTCTGCGCTCTCCATTTACCGTCGCGCCAAGGCTGGCTTCGATCCGACCCCCGAGCAATCCGAGGCGCTTCGCAAGTTCGTCTCGGGCACCAAGCTCTTCCAGGATCAGGGCCTCGCCGGCGACGGCTACCTCGCCATCGCCCTCGTGCTCGACGTGCACACGAGCCAGGAGCGCCGCGAAACCCTCTCGGCCGTGCGTCGCGCCATCGAGGCGACGGGCGGCGACGGCGCCCCGCTGAAGACCTTGCGCCAGGTCGGCCAGCCGTACGTCAACATCTACCTCGACGAGGACATGCAGAAGACCGGGCCGAAGTATTTCGGCCTCTTCGCGGCCTTCATCATCGGCCTCTGCCTCTTCCTCTATCGTTCGGCGCGCACGCTCGCGGCCTTCTTGATCACGCTCGGCGTCTCGATCGCCCTCGCCATGGGCTACATCGGCCTCACAGGCGGCATCCTCACGATCGTCTCGCCGATGGTGCCGATGACGATCCTCGTCACGACCACGGCGACGCTCGTCTACTTGCAATCGCGTTTCGTCGAGCGCCCCGCGGATCGCAGCGTCGACGAGCACCAGGTCTTCGCCTTCGCCAACAAGTGGCTCGCTTGCACCGCCTCGGTCTTCGCGACGGCCGTGGGCTTCGCGGCGCTCGTCGTATCGAGCATCCAGCCGATCCGGCAGATGGGCATCTGGGTCGCGGTGGGCCTCGCGCTCAGCTACATCGTCTGTTTCACGCTCTTCCCCGCGCTGCAGAAGATCCTGAAGACCCCGACCGCGATCGAGCAAAAGGTCGCGGCCGCGTGGTTCGTCCGCCTCACGGAGGCGCTGCCCCGGTGGAGTTATCGTTATCGCTGGCCGCTCGTCCTCGGCTCGATCGCGCTCTCCATTGCGGGTGGCGTGGCGCTCTTCGGGCTGCCCGGCGTCGTCAAGCCGATGCGGCTGCTCACCGATCCCGTCGAATACATCAACTCGGGATCACGGCTCTACGCGGACACGAAGGCGATCGAGACGAAGATCCCCGGGCTCTCCGTCACCGAGGTCTGGCTCAAGGGCGGGGTCGGCAGCGTCTCCGAGCCCGACGCGCTGAAAGGGTTTCAGGCGTTTCACGAGGGGCTCGTCGCCGATCCTGAGGTCGGCGCGGCGATCGGTCCGACCACGATCCTGCGCATGATGCAGTACCTCGGCGGCGCGGGCGACGCGTTCCCCACGGACGCCGAGGCGCTCGACGAGCTCGCGGGCACGCTGGAGTCCCTCGCGCCCGTGGATCCGCTCCTCGGCCGGTTCGTCCAGAAAAACGGCCTCGGCCAGACCCATTTCACGATCATCTCGAAGGCGACCGAGCATGAAGCCTTCGAGCGGCTCCAGGCGAGCATCGACAAGCACTGGAAGAGCGCCGTCGAGAAAAACCCTGCCTTGAAGGAGTTCGAGCTCCGGACCGTAGGCATGGCGCCGCTCCAGGCGCGCGTCTCGCAGAGCCTCGTGCCCACGCTGGTCGAGAGCTTCGAGCTCACGGTCGGGATCATCTTCGTCACGTTCCTCGTGGTGTTCCGGAGCGGCGCGGCGCGGCTCATGGCCATGATCCCCTCGCTCTTCGCGATCCTCGTCATGTTCGGCGTGATGCGCATCTCCGGCATGACGCTGAACGTCGCGACGATCCTGATCGCGTCGACCGTGCTCGGGACGAGCGAGAACGACCAGATCCATTTCTTCTATCACTTCCAGGAGGGCCGGAAGGAAGGCTCGGTGGAGCAGGCGCTCCGGCACACGCTCTTCGTCTCGGGCCGGGCGATCTTCTTCGCGACGCTCATCAACGCGGGCGGCTTCGTGGCCTTCGGCATGGCGGATCTGCCGCCGATCCGGCAGTTCGGCCTCCTCTCCGCCGTGGCCTTCGTCCTCTCGATGATCGCGGACTTCACCGCCCTGCCCGCGGCGCTCTGGCTCGTCCTCCGCGCGAAGCCCGACGCCGAGCCGTCGCCGGCGAAGCAGCCGGGCCGAACTCCTGCGACGAATTCGTCCAGCCAAACCAATTGA
- a CDS encoding amylo-alpha-1,6-glucosidase, producing MNGPPDDDPARGAPPPLPVDLAPPAPQANTPAGIVSLDAPPSARDIREATLLKEGDLFLLTDAEGNVPRKNREGYGLYLGDTRFLSSYELAIQGLRPTILLSSDHAHFLGAQVLTNPNLVTPEGQAVHEQTIQIRRYRLVRPTEVNESLTFQNYNRFPVTLDVELHFEADFSDMFEVRGIVQGARKGKPHAPEHTPTVLRFRYDGADGLARRTEVRFDPTPDRLATCTASYRIELRPGGSTCITLGVSVDASPLTNTNGPPMPRRALAGYKQWLAGQVGVETSNSLFNAIFAKARNDLRVLLSGDPDAPFIAAGIPWYACLFGRDTILTALLYLWISAEPARQALRLLHHHQGTRDDPMRDEEPGKVMHELRRGELARLGVVPFSPYYGTVDATPLWIILLAEYHRATGDLDLVRELRPNLDAALLWMERYGDRDGDGFLEYACRSEAGLVNQGWKDSTEAITHPDGTLAEPPIALVEVQAYAYASRRAAARIYRALGDPARAASEELRAAKLRDAIDVAFWMPAENAYAIALDGDKRQVATVSSNPGHALWAGAVPHARGELMARRLMEEDLFSGWGIRTLSTRAARYNPTGYHLGTVWPHDNALIALGFKRYRQEPLALELVTALFEAAQHFPAYRMPELFCGFARSAFGVPVRYPVACSPQAWAAASWATLLASLLGLSPNAPGNELRIVRPTLPRWLHWVEIKRLPVGRGEVDLRYQRVEEHTAVDVAAMRGDVKVTFVDTWEEDGTYPPNLTNP from the coding sequence ATGAATGGCCCTCCCGACGACGACCCTGCGCGCGGCGCCCCTCCTCCTCTCCCCGTCGACCTCGCCCCGCCTGCGCCACAGGCGAACACGCCCGCCGGCATCGTCTCGCTCGACGCGCCGCCGTCCGCGCGCGACATCCGCGAGGCCACCCTGCTCAAGGAAGGCGATCTTTTCCTGCTCACGGACGCCGAGGGCAACGTCCCGCGCAAGAACCGCGAGGGGTACGGCCTCTACCTCGGCGACACGCGCTTCCTGAGCAGCTACGAGCTCGCCATCCAGGGCCTCCGCCCGACGATCCTCCTCTCCAGCGACCACGCGCATTTCCTCGGCGCGCAGGTGCTCACAAACCCGAACCTCGTCACGCCCGAGGGCCAGGCCGTCCACGAGCAGACCATCCAGATCCGCCGCTACCGCCTGGTTCGTCCCACCGAGGTCAACGAGTCGCTCACGTTCCAGAACTACAACCGCTTCCCCGTCACGCTCGACGTCGAGCTCCACTTCGAGGCCGACTTCTCCGACATGTTCGAGGTCCGCGGCATCGTGCAGGGCGCGCGCAAGGGCAAGCCGCACGCGCCCGAGCACACGCCGACCGTCCTGCGCTTCCGCTACGACGGCGCCGACGGCCTCGCGCGTCGCACCGAGGTCCGCTTCGATCCCACGCCCGACCGGCTCGCGACGTGCACCGCGAGTTACCGCATCGAGCTCCGCCCCGGCGGCTCCACGTGCATCACCCTCGGCGTCAGCGTCGACGCCTCGCCGCTGACGAACACGAACGGCCCTCCGATGCCACGCCGCGCGCTCGCGGGTTACAAGCAGTGGCTCGCCGGCCAGGTCGGCGTCGAGACGAGCAACAGCCTCTTCAACGCGATCTTCGCGAAGGCCCGCAACGACCTCCGCGTCCTGCTCTCCGGTGATCCCGACGCGCCCTTCATCGCCGCGGGCATCCCTTGGTACGCGTGCCTCTTCGGACGCGACACCATCCTCACGGCGCTGCTCTACCTCTGGATCTCCGCCGAACCCGCGCGCCAGGCGCTCCGCTTGCTCCACCACCACCAGGGCACGCGCGACGATCCCATGCGCGACGAGGAGCCTGGCAAGGTCATGCACGAGCTCCGCCGCGGCGAACTCGCGCGCCTCGGCGTCGTCCCCTTCTCGCCGTACTACGGCACCGTCGACGCCACGCCGCTCTGGATCATCCTCCTCGCCGAGTACCACCGCGCGACCGGCGATCTCGACCTCGTCCGCGAGCTCCGCCCGAACCTCGACGCCGCGCTCCTCTGGATGGAACGCTACGGCGATCGCGACGGCGACGGCTTCCTCGAGTACGCGTGCCGCTCGGAGGCGGGCCTCGTCAACCAAGGCTGGAAGGACTCCACCGAGGCGATCACACATCCCGACGGCACCCTCGCCGAACCACCGATCGCGCTCGTCGAAGTGCAGGCCTATGCCTACGCGAGCCGCCGCGCCGCGGCCCGCATCTACCGCGCCCTCGGCGATCCTGCGCGCGCCGCCTCCGAGGAGCTACGCGCCGCCAAGCTCCGCGACGCCATCGACGTGGCCTTCTGGATGCCTGCGGAGAACGCCTACGCCATCGCGCTCGACGGCGACAAACGGCAGGTCGCCACGGTCTCTTCGAACCCCGGCCACGCGCTCTGGGCCGGCGCCGTCCCGCACGCGCGTGGCGAGCTCATGGCGCGACGGCTCATGGAAGAGGACCTCTTCTCCGGCTGGGGCATCCGCACGCTCTCCACGCGCGCGGCTCGGTACAACCCCACGGGCTACCACCTCGGCACCGTCTGGCCGCACGACAACGCCCTCATCGCCCTCGGCTTCAAGCGCTACCGCCAGGAGCCCCTCGCCCTCGAGCTCGTCACCGCGCTCTTCGAGGCTGCGCAGCATTTTCCCGCCTACCGCATGCCCGAGCTCTTCTGCGGCTTCGCGCGCAGCGCGTTCGGCGTCCCCGTCCGTTACCCCGTCGCTTGCAGCCCCCAGGCCTGGGCCGCTGCCTCGTGGGCCACCCTCCTCGCCTCTCTCCTTGGCCTCTCGCCCAACGCGCCGGGCAACGAGCTTCGGATCGTCCGCCCGACCCTTCCGCGCTGGCTCCACTGGGTCGAGATCAAGCGCCTCCCCGTCGGCCGTGGGGAAGTCGACCTTCGGTACCAACGTGTGGAGGAGCATACTGCCGTAGACGTCGCTGCGATGCGGGGAGATGTGAAGGTGACCTTCGTGGACACCTGGGAGGAGGACGGGACGTACCCACCCAACCTCACGAATCCATGA
- a CDS encoding response regulator: MPRKKIVVVEDDPELRDLETFLLGAEGYDVVGVADGIEAAAIVKREHADLVLLDLMLPGKDGNAVLEELSDQPETRLTPVIVVSAFLAQLRLTPQVRRVLSKPFDVSDLLDAVAREVERPHEEVA, translated from the coding sequence GTGCCGAGGAAGAAGATCGTCGTCGTGGAGGACGACCCCGAGCTCCGGGATCTCGAGACCTTCCTGCTCGGCGCCGAGGGCTACGACGTCGTCGGCGTCGCCGATGGCATCGAGGCCGCCGCGATCGTCAAGCGCGAGCACGCCGACCTCGTCCTGCTCGACCTCATGCTGCCGGGCAAGGACGGCAACGCGGTCCTCGAAGAGCTGTCGGATCAGCCGGAGACGCGGCTCACGCCCGTCATCGTCGTCTCCGCGTTCCTCGCCCAGCTCAGGCTCACGCCGCAGGTCCGTCGCGTCCTCTCGAAGCCGTTCGACGTGAGCGACCTCCTCGACGCCGTCGCGCGCGAAGTCGAGCGTCCCCACGAAGAGGTGGCCTGA
- a CDS encoding thioredoxin family protein, with protein MSEAISPRSALSRVARAEGPTELPPLSDPYLWGPRSPHKKPLSTLALTSILAPFLGGPLGSVAAIVFGWAARRELDSVGTQRRGYVLATLGMGLGICLTVGWGAAIAFGVWTMERRNEAQLDSIANVMTVGDTPRPPEGAVEAAEPASPPSKAVPVFQKETAVHKEGNVTIVDVGVSVSSLSQELAKQRAAAAAAGETIVVMTTKSECVSCRSLSTSLAHPLMQTALARVRLVRVDIDAFDEDLTGLKMPHERVPSFFLLAPELYPRDAIDGGEWDEDVPANMAPVLGAFVRGKYETRRQSFEPIQNGGIKL; from the coding sequence GTGAGCGAGGCCATTTCCCCGAGGTCCGCGCTTTCGCGCGTCGCCCGAGCCGAGGGCCCGACGGAGCTCCCTCCTCTCTCGGACCCGTACCTGTGGGGGCCGAGGTCGCCGCACAAAAAGCCGCTCTCGACGCTGGCGTTGACGTCGATCCTGGCGCCGTTCCTGGGCGGACCGCTGGGCTCGGTCGCCGCCATCGTCTTCGGCTGGGCCGCGCGTCGTGAGCTCGACAGTGTGGGCACACAACGCCGCGGGTATGTCCTGGCGACACTGGGAATGGGCCTCGGGATTTGCCTGACGGTGGGTTGGGGCGCGGCCATCGCCTTCGGGGTGTGGACGATGGAGCGGCGCAACGAGGCGCAGCTCGATTCGATCGCCAACGTCATGACGGTCGGGGACACGCCGAGGCCGCCCGAGGGCGCGGTCGAGGCCGCGGAGCCTGCGTCGCCGCCGTCGAAGGCCGTGCCGGTTTTTCAGAAAGAGACGGCGGTTCACAAGGAGGGCAACGTCACGATCGTGGACGTTGGGGTCTCGGTGTCGTCGCTCTCGCAGGAGCTCGCGAAGCAACGTGCGGCCGCGGCTGCGGCGGGCGAGACGATCGTCGTGATGACGACGAAGAGCGAGTGCGTGTCGTGCCGCAGCCTGTCGACGTCGCTCGCGCATCCGCTCATGCAGACGGCGCTCGCGCGGGTGCGGCTCGTGCGTGTGGACATCGACGCGTTCGACGAGGACCTCACGGGGCTGAAGATGCCGCACGAGCGGGTGCCGAGTTTTTTCCTCTTGGCGCCAGAGCTCTACCCGCGTGACGCCATCGACGGCGGCGAGTGGGACGAGGACGTGCCCGCGAACATGGCGCCCGTGCTCGGCGCGTTCGTGCGCGGAAAATACGAGACGCGCCGGCAGAGCTTCGAGCCGATTCAAAACGGCGGGATCAAGCTTTGA
- a CDS encoding serine/threonine-protein kinase: MGRPALRSSTGLVCPRCRDPKPASVETTALVFCPRDGLALVAAAVLADADGDPFLGTMIAGRYVVLGRIGAGSMGAVYRARDATRGQDVAVKVFRGDRGLGARALSRLDREARVLAMLRSPHTVQVLDGGEVVHGGEDTLVSPTVSRFLVMEMLEGEPLGVRLRREGRLSIAEATRLATHALTSLSEAHEKGIVHRDLKPDNVFIACLGGGAEVAKLLDFGLADLRRSPRDPNDALGWGGGPVGTPRYMSPEQALGEPVDARSDLYAVGALLYQMLVGRPPFVERDAARVMAKHVHEPPIAPREAAPEAGIPWALSDLVVRALCKRPEDRPESARAFIEALEEACAQGPGPGAARYAVDGREAVVRRPESRVPSRTDNDGSS; encoded by the coding sequence ATGGGAAGGCCCGCGCTTCGGTCTTCGACCGGGCTCGTTTGCCCGCGCTGCCGCGACCCGAAGCCGGCGTCCGTCGAGACGACAGCGCTCGTGTTTTGCCCGCGCGATGGGCTCGCGCTCGTCGCTGCGGCGGTCCTCGCCGATGCGGATGGGGATCCGTTCCTCGGGACGATGATCGCGGGGCGGTACGTGGTGCTCGGTCGGATTGGCGCGGGCTCGATGGGGGCGGTGTACCGGGCGCGGGACGCGACGCGGGGGCAGGACGTCGCGGTGAAGGTGTTTCGTGGGGATCGAGGGCTCGGCGCGCGGGCGCTCTCGCGGCTCGATCGGGAGGCGCGGGTCCTCGCGATGCTGCGATCCCCGCATACGGTGCAGGTGCTCGACGGGGGGGAGGTCGTGCACGGCGGGGAGGACACGCTCGTCTCGCCCACGGTGTCGCGGTTCCTCGTGATGGAGATGCTCGAAGGCGAGCCGCTCGGCGTCCGGCTGCGGCGGGAAGGGCGGCTCTCGATCGCGGAGGCGACGCGGCTCGCGACGCATGCGCTCACGTCGCTCTCCGAGGCGCACGAGAAGGGGATCGTCCATCGGGATCTGAAGCCGGACAACGTGTTCATCGCCTGCCTCGGAGGAGGGGCCGAGGTGGCCAAGCTGCTCGATTTTGGGCTCGCCGACCTCCGGCGCTCGCCGCGCGATCCGAACGACGCGCTCGGGTGGGGCGGGGGGCCCGTCGGTACGCCGCGGTACATGTCGCCGGAGCAGGCGCTGGGTGAGCCGGTGGATGCGCGCAGCGATCTGTATGCAGTGGGCGCGCTCCTTTACCAGATGCTCGTGGGCAGGCCCCCGTTCGTCGAGCGGGACGCGGCGCGGGTGATGGCCAAACACGTGCACGAGCCGCCGATCGCGCCTCGCGAGGCCGCGCCGGAGGCGGGGATCCCGTGGGCCTTGTCGGACCTCGTGGTGCGGGCGCTCTGCAAGCGGCCGGAGGATCGGCCGGAGAGCGCGCGGGCGTTCATCGAGGCCCTCGAGGAGGCGTGCGCCCAAGGCCCGGGGCCCGGCGCGGCGCGGTATGCAGTGGACGGGCGCGAAGCGGTTGTACGGCGCCCGGAGAGCCGTGTACCTTCGCGCACGGACAACGATGGATCCTCGTGA
- a CDS encoding lysophospholipid acyltransferase family protein, which yields MLDGAARTLGRLSTFTTREAMPIARSAFSVARDGIDELGIKLLGRDFEERLRRVPIPLGSGGVDPFGLDPSWAKYAIGGAAFFHRFYFRTIVSGIERVPASRVLLIANHSGQIPMDGVIIAASMFLDAEPPRIVRSMVEKWSQTLPFVSTFFSRVGQVVGVPENARRLLELGEAILVFPEGVRGVTKTFAERYKLTDFGLGFMRLALETNTPIVPVAVIGAEEQYVSLGNLHRVAKTLHLPSFPILPQLLVPGGVLPLPTRYRLSFGEPMRFDGDPDDDDAIIEEKVLRVKATIQSMLNRGLKERKSVFW from the coding sequence ATGCTGGATGGAGCAGCGCGCACCCTCGGCAGGCTCTCGACCTTCACGACACGCGAGGCGATGCCGATCGCGCGCTCGGCCTTCAGCGTCGCCCGAGACGGAATCGACGAGCTCGGCATCAAGCTGCTCGGCCGCGACTTCGAAGAGCGCCTGCGTCGTGTGCCGATCCCCTTGGGCAGCGGCGGCGTCGATCCTTTTGGTCTCGATCCTTCCTGGGCGAAGTACGCCATCGGCGGCGCGGCGTTCTTCCACCGTTTCTACTTCCGCACGATCGTCAGCGGGATCGAGCGTGTGCCCGCGTCGCGCGTGCTCCTCATCGCGAACCACTCGGGGCAGATCCCGATGGACGGCGTGATCATCGCAGCCTCGATGTTCCTCGACGCGGAGCCGCCGCGCATCGTGCGGAGCATGGTGGAGAAGTGGTCGCAGACGTTGCCGTTCGTCTCGACGTTCTTCTCGCGCGTCGGGCAGGTCGTCGGCGTGCCCGAGAACGCGCGGCGGCTGCTCGAGCTCGGCGAGGCGATCCTCGTGTTCCCCGAGGGCGTGCGTGGCGTGACGAAGACGTTCGCCGAGCGCTACAAGCTCACGGACTTCGGGCTCGGCTTCATGCGCCTCGCGCTCGAGACGAACACGCCGATCGTGCCCGTGGCCGTCATCGGCGCCGAGGAGCAGTACGTCTCGCTCGGCAACCTCCACCGCGTGGCGAAGACGCTGCACTTGCCGAGCTTTCCGATCCTGCCGCAGCTCCTCGTGCCCGGCGGGGTCCTCCCCTTGCCCACGCGCTACAGGCTCTCGTTCGGCGAGCCCATGCGCTTCGACGGCGATCCCGACGACGACGACGCGATCATCGAGGAGAAGGTCCTCCGCGTGAAGGCGACCATCCAGTCGATGCTGAACCGCGGGCTGAAGGAGCGGAAGTCGGTCTTCTGGTGA
- a CDS encoding NAD-dependent epimerase/dehydratase family protein: MRVTNGGGEAMFVAPRLTMRPPRRASVSVEGDSSREPSVESDRSHLPVLITGICGRLGRRLARHLHRERPVIGIDRRSFEDKPKDIVHHQVDIRRKKTQDVFRHERLAAVVHLGVMHDPRVDQAEHHSWNVVGLQRLLEYVAHYDVPKLVVLSSANVYGPRPDNPQFLTEDAPLLGGASFSEIRDLIEVDMLAQSFFWKRPRTETVILRPVHILGAVRNAPSNYLRLPVIPTLLGFDPMVQVIHQDDVVSAIARALMPGARGIYNIAGPPPLPLSRLVGMTGRTRVAVPHGIAQGVVRKLWQYRATSFPAPEIDHIRYVCMVDDTRARTDLGYAHTHDITQTVAAIDDVF, encoded by the coding sequence ATGCGTGTGACGAACGGGGGAGGCGAGGCGATGTTTGTCGCGCCGCGGCTCACGATGCGGCCGCCGCGCAGGGCGAGCGTGAGTGTGGAGGGGGACTCTTCGCGCGAGCCGAGCGTGGAGAGTGATCGTTCGCATTTGCCGGTGCTCATCACGGGCATCTGCGGACGGCTCGGGCGCAGGCTCGCTCGGCACCTGCACCGCGAGCGGCCGGTGATCGGCATCGATCGTCGATCGTTTGAAGACAAACCAAAGGACATCGTCCACCATCAGGTCGACATCCGCCGCAAGAAGACGCAGGACGTCTTCCGCCACGAGCGCCTCGCCGCGGTCGTGCACCTCGGCGTCATGCACGATCCGCGCGTGGACCAGGCCGAGCACCACAGCTGGAACGTCGTCGGCCTGCAGCGTCTGCTCGAGTACGTCGCGCACTACGACGTCCCCAAGCTCGTCGTGCTCTCGAGCGCCAACGTCTACGGCCCTCGCCCGGACAACCCCCAGTTCCTCACGGAGGACGCGCCGCTGCTCGGCGGCGCCTCGTTCAGCGAGATCCGCGATCTCATCGAGGTCGACATGCTCGCGCAGTCGTTCTTCTGGAAGAGGCCGCGCACCGAGACCGTGATCCTCCGCCCGGTCCACATCCTCGGCGCCGTGCGAAACGCGCCTTCGAACTACCTGCGCCTGCCCGTCATCCCCACGCTGCTCGGCTTTGATCCGATGGTGCAGGTGATCCACCAGGACGACGTCGTCAGCGCCATCGCCCGCGCGCTCATGCCCGGCGCGCGTGGCATCTACAACATCGCGGGCCCGCCGCCTTTGCCCTTGTCGCGCCTCGTCGGCATGACCGGACGCACGCGCGTCGCCGTTCCCCACGGGATCGCGCAAGGCGTCGTCCGTAAGCTCTGGCAGTACCGGGCCACCTCGTTCCCCGCGCCTGAGATCGATCACATCCGTTACGTGTGCATGGTCGACGACACGCGCGCGCGAACCGATCTTGGCTACGCGCACACGCACGACATCACGCAGACGGTGGCCGCGATCGACGACGTCTTCTGA